In Nostoc sp. CENA543, a single genomic region encodes these proteins:
- a CDS encoding ParA family protein, producing the protein MTAKVVSICNLKGGVGKTTIVMALAEYLAGDTMYRKRVLAIDLDPQTNLTGALMSEEVWEKQFESRKATLPYLFRNPEDFLENFKQHNFIVKENISNVRNRNSFTCLHLIPSSPRLFEIQEDLPSNYSSINLKPVDLIRKIIKPLLENYDYVLIDCPPNINQVTKSAFLASDACIIPCVPNRMSIQGLDLLLEQIDKFNRNYVHNLKPVGTLISRYNRTIAQSENLQSIITNPFYPHVFQTKILERARIAEGLELSNYLTYRQKYDDSHSSMVELAKEFIQRVGK; encoded by the coding sequence ATGACAGCTAAAGTTGTTAGTATTTGTAACCTCAAGGGTGGGGTAGGTAAAACTACGATAGTTATGGCTTTGGCAGAATATCTAGCAGGCGATACTATGTATCGCAAACGGGTGCTTGCAATTGATCTTGATCCTCAAACTAATTTGACTGGCGCACTGATGTCTGAAGAAGTTTGGGAAAAGCAATTTGAAAGTAGAAAAGCTACTTTGCCATATTTATTTAGAAACCCCGAAGATTTTCTAGAGAATTTTAAACAGCATAATTTTATAGTGAAAGAAAATATATCAAACGTCAGAAACAGAAATTCTTTTACTTGCTTACATCTTATACCTAGTAGTCCTAGATTATTTGAAATCCAGGAAGATTTACCATCAAACTATTCTTCTATTAACTTAAAACCTGTTGATCTTATTCGGAAAATAATAAAACCTTTATTGGAAAATTATGATTATGTTTTAATAGACTGCCCACCAAATATTAACCAAGTTACTAAAAGTGCATTCTTAGCTAGTGATGCTTGTATAATACCTTGCGTACCAAATAGAATGTCAATTCAGGGACTAGATTTATTGCTAGAACAAATTGATAAATTTAATAGAAATTATGTCCATAATCTAAAACCAGTGGGGACTTTAATCTCTCGTTATAACCGAACCATAGCCCAAAGTGAAAATTTACAATCAATTATTACAAATCCTTTTTATCCACACGTATTTCAAACCAAAATACTAGAAAGAGCAAGAATTGCGGAAGGTTTAGAATTGAGTAATTATTTGACATATAGACAAAAATATGACGATTCCCATAGTTCTATGGTAGAACTAGCCAAAGAGTTCATTCAAAGAGTAGGTAAATAA
- a CDS encoding PIN domain-containing protein, whose translation MGYLLDTNIVSASLKQNVKINLKLQEVSRLEIDILISGITYYEIQRGLLRSNATKKLALFQQFCQDYPILFLDDLKIFEKASEIHADLTSRGQIIQDADILIAATAIIHDLILVSHDSDLTRVKDLQLENWLIL comes from the coding sequence ATGGGTTATTTATTAGATACTAATATTGTTTCAGCATCACTAAAACAAAATGTCAAAATCAACTTAAAATTGCAAGAGGTAAGTAGGTTAGAAATAGACATTTTGATTAGTGGCATAACTTACTATGAAATCCAAAGAGGACTTTTAAGAAGTAATGCCACTAAAAAACTAGCTTTATTTCAACAATTTTGCCAAGATTATCCTATATTATTTCTAGATGATCTCAAAATTTTTGAAAAAGCCTCAGAAATTCATGCTGATTTAACCAGCAGAGGTCAAATTATTCAGGATGCGGATATTTTGATAGCTGCTACCGCTATAATTCATGATTTAATTTTAGTTTCTCATGATTCTGATTTAACTAGAGTGAAAGATTTACAGTTAGAAAATTGGTTAATTTTATAA
- the groL gene encoding chaperonin GroEL (60 kDa chaperone family; promotes refolding of misfolded polypeptides especially under stressful conditions; forms two stacked rings of heptamers to form a barrel-shaped 14mer; ends can be capped by GroES; misfolded proteins enter the barrel where they are refolded when GroES binds) encodes MAKRIIYNENARRALERGIDILAEAVAVTLGPKGRNVVLEKKFGAPQIVNDGVTIAKEIELEDHIENTGVSLIRQAASKTNDAAGDGTTTATVLAHAIVKEGLRNVAAGANAILLKRGIDKATNFLVEKIKEHARPVEDSKAIAQVGAISAGNDDEVGQMIAEAMDKVGKEGVISLEEGKSVTTELEVTEGMRFDKGYISPYFATDPERMEAIFDEPYLLLTDKKIALVQDLVPVLEQVARAGRPLVIIAEDIEKEALATLVVNRLRGVLNVAAVKAPGFGDRRKAMLEDIAILTGGQLITEDAGLKLDNTKLDSLGKARRITITKDSTTIVAEGNDVAVKARVEQIRRQMEETESSYDKEKLQERLAKLSGGVAVVKVGAATETEMKDKKLRLEDAINATKAAVEEGIVPGGGTTLAHLTPELEAWANSNLKEEELTGALIVARALPAPLKRIAENAGQNGAVIAERVKEKEFNVGFNAATNEFVDMLAAGIVDPAKVTRSALQNAASIAGMVLTTECIVVDKPEPKDGAPAAAGAGGGDFDY; translated from the coding sequence ATGGCAAAGCGCATTATTTACAACGAAAACGCTCGTCGCGCCCTAGAGCGTGGTATCGACATTCTAGCTGAGGCTGTAGCTGTTACCCTTGGCCCCAAAGGTCGCAACGTAGTATTAGAAAAGAAATTTGGTGCGCCCCAAATCGTTAACGACGGCGTAACCATTGCTAAAGAAATCGAATTAGAAGATCATATTGAAAACACTGGCGTGTCTTTGATTCGCCAAGCTGCTTCTAAAACCAACGATGCAGCAGGTGACGGTACAACCACAGCTACCGTTTTGGCTCACGCCATCGTCAAAGAAGGTTTGCGGAACGTAGCCGCAGGCGCAAACGCTATTCTCTTAAAGCGCGGTATTGATAAAGCTACCAACTTCTTGGTAGAAAAAATTAAAGAACACGCTCGTCCTGTAGAAGATTCTAAGGCGATCGCACAAGTAGGCGCAATCTCTGCTGGTAACGACGATGAAGTCGGTCAGATGATTGCGGAAGCAATGGACAAAGTCGGTAAAGAAGGCGTTATTTCCTTAGAAGAAGGTAAGTCTGTAACTACCGAATTGGAAGTTACCGAAGGTATGCGCTTTGACAAAGGCTATATCTCCCCCTACTTCGCCACCGACCCAGAACGGATGGAAGCAATTTTCGATGAGCCTTACCTGTTGTTAACAGATAAGAAAATTGCACTGGTACAAGATTTAGTACCCGTTCTTGAGCAAGTAGCTCGTGCTGGTCGTCCTTTGGTGATTATCGCTGAAGATATTGAAAAAGAAGCTTTAGCAACCTTAGTAGTTAACCGTCTACGCGGTGTACTCAACGTTGCTGCTGTCAAAGCTCCTGGATTTGGCGATCGCCGCAAAGCTATGCTGGAAGATATCGCTATCCTTACCGGCGGTCAACTCATCACCGAAGATGCTGGTTTGAAGCTCGACAACACCAAGCTGGATAGCTTAGGTAAAGCACGCCGCATCACCATTACCAAAGACAGCACCACAATTGTTGCTGAAGGTAACGACGTTGCAGTTAAAGCTCGTGTAGAACAAATTCGTCGTCAAATGGAAGAAACCGAATCTTCCTACGACAAAGAAAAACTCCAAGAGCGTTTAGCTAAATTGTCTGGTGGTGTAGCTGTAGTGAAAGTTGGCGCAGCTACCGAAACCGAAATGAAAGACAAGAAACTCCGCCTAGAAGATGCTATCAACGCCACCAAAGCGGCTGTTGAAGAAGGTATCGTTCCTGGTGGTGGTACAACCCTAGCTCACCTCACCCCTGAACTCGAAGCTTGGGCTAACAGCAACCTCAAAGAAGAAGAATTAACCGGTGCTTTGATTGTTGCTCGTGCATTACCCGCACCTCTGAAGAGAATTGCTGAAAACGCAGGTCAAAACGGTGCTGTAATTGCTGAACGCGTCAAAGAGAAGGAATTCAACGTTGGTTTCAACGCTGCTACCAACGAATTCGTAGATATGCTCGCGGCTGGTATCGTTGACCCCGCGAAAGTAACCCGTTCTGCACTGCAAAACGCTGCTTCTATCGCTGGTATGGTGTTAACAACCGAGTGCATCGTTGTTGACAAACCAGAACCCAAAGATGGCGCGCCTGCTGCTGCTGGTGCTGGCGGCGGTGACTTCGATTACTAA
- the groES gene encoding co-chaperone GroES, which produces MAAVSLSVSTVKPLGDRVFVKVSASEEKTAGGLYLPDTAKEKPQVGEVVALGPGRRNDDGSRQELEVKVGDKVLYSKYAGTDIKLGTEEYVLLSEKDILAVVG; this is translated from the coding sequence ATGGCAGCTGTATCTTTAAGCGTATCTACAGTTAAACCTTTAGGCGATCGCGTTTTTGTCAAAGTAAGCGCGTCCGAAGAAAAGACCGCCGGTGGTCTTTACTTGCCCGACACCGCGAAAGAAAAGCCCCAAGTAGGTGAAGTAGTCGCCCTTGGCCCTGGCAGACGTAATGACGACGGTAGCCGTCAAGAATTGGAAGTTAAAGTTGGCGATAAAGTGCTGTACTCCAAGTACGCTGGCACAGATATCAAGCTCGGCACTGAAGAATACGTACTGCTCTCTGAAAAAGACATTCTAGCAGTCGTTGGCTAA
- a CDS encoding response regulator transcription factor translates to MDRSATSATAMKEPSMKDHKRLLLIDDDPNLILLVKDYLEFRGYEVITAENGREALEILEHEVPDMIICDVMMPEMDGYTFVEQVRQNDKTSWIPVLFLSAKGQSADRVKGLNKGADVYMVKPFEPEELVAQVESSLKQTIRWKDHQTKGGENGSRIQVPFDVQLTPTELKVVQFVARGLANREIAEELNVSQRTVESHVSNMLGKTNLHNRTELARWAIENQMA, encoded by the coding sequence ATGGATCGAAGCGCGACAAGTGCCACTGCTATGAAAGAGCCCAGCATGAAAGATCACAAACGACTTCTACTGATTGATGATGACCCTAACCTCATCTTGCTGGTGAAGGACTATCTGGAATTCCGAGGATATGAAGTCATCACCGCAGAAAACGGACGGGAAGCTTTAGAGATTCTCGAACATGAGGTTCCCGACATGATTATCTGTGATGTGATGATGCCGGAAATGGACGGATACACATTTGTAGAACAAGTCCGGCAAAATGACAAAACAAGTTGGATTCCTGTCCTTTTCCTGTCAGCCAAAGGACAAAGTGCAGACCGAGTTAAAGGTCTCAATAAAGGTGCCGATGTCTATATGGTCAAGCCTTTTGAGCCAGAAGAACTCGTAGCACAGGTAGAATCTTCCCTGAAACAAACTATCCGTTGGAAAGACCACCAAACCAAAGGAGGCGAAAATGGTTCTCGCATCCAAGTTCCGTTTGATGTGCAATTGACTCCGACTGAACTGAAAGTAGTGCAGTTTGTAGCTAGGGGTTTAGCTAACCGCGAAATCGCTGAAGAATTAAACGTTAGTCAGCGCACGGTTGAAAGCCACGTTTCCAATATGTTGGGCAAAACCAATCTCCATAACCGCACTGAGTTGGCGCGGTGGGCGATTGAAAATCAAATGGCTTAA
- a CDS encoding gluconokinase has protein sequence MIILLMGVSGSGKTTIGQMLATSLNWEFIDADDFHSPENVEKMRRGIPLSEADRIPWLQDLQTAIKQWLQENRNVVLACSALKASYRQFLVIDRDDALPTVGDDAPPTVGDRIKIVYLKGSYDVIQQRLQARQNHYMNPTLLKSQFTTLEEPLDAVCIDVTAPPQVIVRDIRTALQI, from the coding sequence ATGATTATCCTGCTGATGGGTGTTTCTGGTTCTGGGAAAACCACTATAGGACAGATGCTAGCAACATCTTTAAACTGGGAGTTTATTGACGCAGATGATTTCCACTCGCCAGAAAACGTTGAGAAAATGCGCCGTGGTATTCCTTTAAGTGAAGCGGATAGGATACCCTGGTTACAAGATTTACAAACGGCAATTAAGCAATGGTTGCAAGAAAATAGAAATGTTGTGCTGGCGTGTTCTGCACTAAAAGCAAGTTATCGTCAATTTTTAGTCATAGATAGGGATGATGCTCTGCCCACCGTAGGTGACGATGCTCCGCCCACCGTAGGCGATCGCATTAAAATAGTTTACCTCAAAGGGTCTTATGATGTGATTCAACAACGACTGCAAGCCCGTCAAAATCACTATATGAACCCCACACTCTTGAAGAGTCAATTTACTACACTAGAAGAGCCACTAGACGCTGTCTGTATAGATGTTACAGCCCCGCCGCAAGTCATAGTTAGAGATATTAGAACAGCTTTGCAAATTTAA
- a CDS encoding DUF1815 family protein encodes MFLRLAQQHQEFIHDLVINLQALAIALENKGYTTSFYTCGDQMRSASFMVSLEEKHLIRFLVSDYGITWMEMWDDRELMKCEGAEAITQLDELANLVKYPNGKIPKLHFFSKV; translated from the coding sequence ATGTTTCTCAGATTAGCGCAACAACATCAAGAATTTATTCACGACTTGGTCATTAACTTGCAAGCCCTAGCGATCGCGCTAGAGAATAAAGGGTACACTACATCTTTCTATACCTGCGGCGACCAAATGAGAAGTGCTTCCTTCATGGTCAGTTTAGAAGAAAAGCACTTAATTCGGTTTTTAGTCTCTGACTATGGAATCACTTGGATGGAAATGTGGGATGACCGCGAGTTAATGAAATGTGAGGGTGCAGAAGCCATCACCCAACTAGACGAGTTAGCTAATTTAGTTAAGTATCCTAACGGCAAAATTCCTAAATTACATTTCTTCAGTAAAGTTTGA
- a CDS encoding Rpn family recombination-promoting nuclease/putative transposase — translation MPFRMLDYRVRVYRRFPEKQMRQVVIYLRKTASPLVNKDDFRLEKTYHEFEVIRLWEEPTERFMTVPGLLPFAALSQTKDPTMVLNEVAKAVEAITDQQLQRNIAAASAILAGIVLQKDVISRIFRSEIMRESVIYQEILQEGRDEGRVEGRVEGRVEATRKLALNLLQIGMDVEQIAQVTELSLEQVQALQKQMQES, via the coding sequence ATGCCCTTTCGGATGTTAGATTATCGTGTGAGGGTGTATCGGCGTTTTCCTGAAAAACAAATGCGTCAAGTGGTTATCTATTTGCGAAAAACCGCTTCTCCATTGGTCAATAAAGATGATTTTCGGTTAGAGAAAACTTACCATGAGTTTGAGGTCATACGCCTATGGGAAGAACCAACAGAAAGGTTTATGACTGTTCCTGGCTTATTACCCTTCGCTGCCTTAAGTCAGACTAAAGATCCTACAATGGTATTAAATGAAGTAGCAAAGGCGGTTGAAGCAATTACAGATCAACAGCTACAAAGAAACATAGCAGCCGCCAGCGCAATTCTAGCAGGTATCGTTTTACAAAAAGATGTAATTAGCAGAATTTTCAGGAGTGAGATTATGCGCGAATCAGTCATTTATCAGGAAATTCTCCAAGAAGGTAGAGATGAAGGTAGAGTTGAAGGTCGAGTTGAAGGTCGAGTTGAAGCAACAAGAAAGTTAGCTTTAAATCTACTACAAATAGGTATGGATGTAGAGCAAATTGCTCAAGTAACTGAATTATCTCTTGAGCAAGTTCAGGCTTTACAAAAACAGATGCAAGAATCTTAA
- the asnS gene encoding asparagine--tRNA ligase: protein MVSQRIAEILRSGQPDESLVVQGWVRTKRELKGFAFLEVNDGSSLANLQVVINQDLPDYEAILKQINTGASVEVKGVLVASQGKGQRIELTAEAVKVYGDADPETYPLQKKRHSFEFLRTIGHLRSRTNSFGAVFRVRNACSTAIHQFFQERGFLWVHTPIITASDCEGAGELFSVTSLDLKNVPRTENQAVDYSQDFFAKPTYLTVSGQLEAEVMAMAFSNVYTFGPTFRAENSNTSRHLAEFWMVEPEMAFCDLEGDMDLAEAFLKHIFNYVLAKCPEDMEFFNQRIDNTVLATAENIINNQFERLTYTDAIKLLEKADVKFDYPVSWGLDLQSEHERYLAEQLFKKPVIVTDYPAQIKAFYMRLNDDEKTVRAMDILAPKIGEIIGGSQREERLDVLERRVLAQGMKSEDLWWYLDLRRYGTVPHAGFGLGFERLVQFITGMGNIRDVIPFPRTPQNAEF, encoded by the coding sequence ATGGTAAGTCAACGGATTGCAGAAATATTGCGGAGTGGTCAACCTGATGAGTCTTTAGTAGTTCAAGGCTGGGTGAGAACCAAGCGTGAACTTAAGGGATTTGCGTTTCTTGAAGTTAATGACGGCTCATCACTAGCTAATTTGCAAGTCGTCATCAATCAGGATTTACCAGACTACGAAGCCATCTTAAAACAAATCAACACAGGCGCGTCAGTGGAAGTTAAAGGTGTGCTGGTGGCTTCCCAAGGGAAGGGACAGCGCATTGAGTTAACAGCCGAGGCAGTGAAAGTCTACGGTGATGCTGATCCCGAAACTTATCCATTGCAAAAAAAACGCCACTCCTTTGAATTTTTACGCACCATTGGACATTTGCGATCGCGTACCAACTCTTTTGGTGCAGTTTTCCGCGTCAGAAACGCCTGTTCTACAGCTATTCACCAATTTTTCCAAGAAAGAGGTTTTTTGTGGGTACACACACCCATTATCACCGCTAGCGACTGCGAAGGCGCAGGGGAACTATTCAGTGTCACCAGTTTAGATTTAAAGAATGTCCCCCGCACAGAAAATCAAGCCGTCGATTACAGTCAAGATTTCTTTGCTAAACCCACCTACTTAACCGTCAGTGGACAACTAGAAGCCGAAGTCATGGCAATGGCTTTTAGCAACGTCTACACATTCGGCCCCACATTCCGTGCAGAAAACTCCAACACCTCCCGTCACCTCGCAGAATTCTGGATGGTTGAGCCGGAAATGGCGTTTTGTGATCTAGAAGGTGATATGGATTTAGCTGAGGCGTTTCTCAAACACATTTTTAATTATGTGTTAGCAAAATGTCCAGAAGACATGGAATTTTTCAATCAACGCATTGATAATACAGTCTTAGCTACAGCTGAAAATATCATTAACAATCAATTTGAGCGTTTAACTTACACAGATGCCATCAAACTATTAGAAAAAGCTGATGTGAAATTTGATTATCCTGTAAGTTGGGGCTTAGATTTACAATCAGAACATGAGCGTTATTTAGCAGAACAACTTTTTAAAAAACCAGTCATCGTCACAGATTATCCCGCACAAATTAAAGCCTTTTATATGCGCCTGAATGATGATGAAAAAACCGTCCGTGCAATGGATATCCTAGCACCGAAAATTGGGGAAATCATTGGCGGTTCACAACGGGAAGAACGTTTAGATGTCTTAGAACGCCGTGTGTTAGCCCAAGGAATGAAGTCTGAAGATTTGTGGTGGTATCTCGATTTACGTCGTTACGGTACCGTTCCTCATGCTGGGTTTGGTTTGGGTTTTGAAAGACTGGTGCAGTTCATCACAGGTATGGGAAATATTCGTGATGTGATTCCCTTCCCCCGTACACCACAAAACGCTGAGTTTTAA